In Epinephelus fuscoguttatus linkage group LG6, E.fuscoguttatus.final_Chr_v1, the DNA window AAAGTAGGTCAGACACTGCAGTTAAATATTGATTTGTTCTACAAGCATCTGATGACAATTTTAAATAAACTCCACCAATTTAGCACATCAGAGTCAGTTTAGAGGTGCCTGCCAGACCAGTGTAGCTACATTAACTAAACTTGACCAAACtggttgcattgtgggtaatgttcTGTAGGTGCCAGGTTTTGACAGGGAAGAAGAAGCAtcaatacagacagacagacagacagataaaactGAACTGAGGTCTGTGAACAGGATGTGCAGGTGTTTGGTAGTTGCAGGGTGTGGTTGAGAGTTATGTTGACTGCATCCTCTACAGACCGGTTGGCTTAGTGGATTTTAAAAACCCAGTGTGAACAGGGTCTTATTTAATTGATGTGGGAGGTAAGGGTCATTGTTTGGAAGGGAGCAGGGGCTTTTTGTAATACATCATGTCCTTAAGATTTTTCCATATTGATCTGATATTACTGGTTGAGAATTCTTGCTCCAGTGTCATTGCATAGCCGATCTTAGCTTTTCTCATTGCAGCACCTTGCTATGTAGTCTATCTATCTCCATTTCTATATGCACAGTTCTTTTTTTCATAGGAGGTGTAAGTCTTCCGGGAACCAGGCTTTTTTATTGTCATAAAGTGTCACTGTTTTGGTACATTTCTTTGTAGAACTTAATGAATGACATCACTGTGTCCGTCAGCTCATCAAGAGAGCTCATCAAGGTTATATCTTACATACAGTAGCTACGCCCTCTACTGGACCCTATGGATAATATGTCAATCAAGCACACTCACTCGCCTTATGAAATATGCAAAAACATAGCTGGCCAATCGGGACATGATCACCCGAATACATGTGGAGCCCACAATATGTAAGACGTATGAGGCTGTCAGCTCTTCTGCGATAGCGATTGCCCACTGTTTCAGCCAGTCGGGATCAGTTTAGCTGGGCTGGTGTTATGTCCTAACATGGCATTCATTCATCAGGCTCCACCCATTATACCCACAGAATCCAGTTGAGGGCAAAGCTTTTGTGACATAGACCgaaggttacaatattgtaacccttGTTCTATTAGCACAGGAGGAGCCCTTCACCTGGTGGCCTGTTGCTCCTATGTCACATGTAGACACATCCTGATTGGTCACCTACGTTTATGTAAATTACAGTAGCCAAAATGCGTGCTCATGATGAGAGGAAAGTATTATCCATAGAGTCTAGTAGAGGGCTTAAcctgtgctaatagaactagggttacgatatttaacctttgttttgttttaaaacgtCCATCATGAGTCTGACGTGATAAGTCTGAGTGTTATAAAAGTGCAATGCTAAATCAGTGGAGTACTCTTTTAACAGAAGCTATTATGACATGTCGCAGTAGGAAAAGCCCAGGTGTAAATAACAAAAGCAtttagctgctgttgttgcaggGTCCTCATATTGCATGTTCTGACTGTCACATTGTCATGACTTAGTGGGACATTTTAATAATGGAGCCATTAGAGTTTGACAAGTCacaatgtctgctgtgaaaaattaaaaaatagctaGATTTACTCAAAAACTGTTTCAGAGAAGCTTTGTTGAGAGGctagaagaagaagtagaagaatACATGGCAtcactgttttaatttaaaaaaaaaaaaagcctgtcctttaaaaaatgtgactttgcccaaaaatgtgttgttttttttcttcagctggAATGTTCCTCGAACTTTtagtagctgcagcagcaacaactaCGAGAAATACCTGACTGAGCGCAGCCCCAGCTGCATGCTGGACAAACCAGACTACAGAGCTGTGGTGGCTCCTTCAGTCTGTGGGAACGGCTTTGTGGAGAGAGGGGAGCAGTGTGACTGTGGCAGTGTGGAGGTAAATGGACCAAAAAAGCGCTCATCCAGGACATGCAGAGGAGTACCACAGGGCTCAGACTTACCAATATATACAGTGAAATGTTATATTGATCAAGGAATATATCATAGAAAGGGTGAATTACTTTGTCTACAAATATGTTTGCAAAATGCAATAATGTAATTTACACCTGATTTACTTACGATTGAAAGAAACAGGGTGAGAAAGGCTTCAGCTGTTGACCAGTTATAAACTCTTTCCCAACATACTTTTTGTTTATCTAATTTGGTGATACAGGGGCTGTGCAATTTATTCCAATCCAAAGATTTCACATTGTGGCAATACAACGAAGCACACAGAGTGAAATGCATTCACTGCACTGattttgaaaatgtgtctgtgtgtatctgccATTGTCTCTGAGAGTAAGCCTCAACACCTTGTTTCCTCTGTCTGATCTTGACTCTTCTGGTTAGTTATTTTGCCTGAAGGCATCATGAGAATAAGGCTGGTGGACATGCACCAACACATTTATTATTAGGGGAATCAGAGTCTGTCTTCTTTTCAGCCGTGAATGAAAGCAGACACATTAGTGCAGACCAACACAATGAGCTGATGTGAAGTCTTAAAGCTCTTTTTAAGATGTTTGGATTGTACATTAAGTATCATTATCCAAGAGCCCATACATGCAGGCTAAGAAACAGCTTTTTTCTTTGGGCTGCTATTAAGTTAACCTCAGCTAGCCTACTAACCGCTCGCTGTATACAGCTTTCACAGTGCACAGCATCTCAATTATTTTTTACTCGTAAGTATTTGTATACTTTAATAATCCTGTCTCTTAGAATAATTTTCTGTCCCTCAAAGATGATGCGATGTTGTGATTGTAGCAATTATTGCAAATTCAGGTAATCCCTGTGTATTCAACACATTTAAATGGGTAAAATCTCACTGCATTGTAAAGCTGCGTGCAGCACATTGATTCACTTTCtataactctctctctctggctacCTGCTATcatcacacagctaatgttacCCAATGGTTATTAACAGATTTAACAGCCATTTCAGTGTCACTGTGAAattgttgggactgtttaacgACTCAGTGTTGGatgtcagctgctgctgctttagtTAATGCTAACCAGGCAGAGGGAGCAGGAGGACAAAGCTGACTGAATTTTGTTTGTACATTCCATCATAATAACCTGCAAAGCATAACTCAGCAGTTAGTAACTAGTCATTTTCACAAAGTTCATTCCAGTGACAGCACCTGCAAATGTGTTCAGACCTGTTTGGGCCTCTGTTGGTATTGAGCAGAGGCACAGACAACAAACTCAGTGCTTGCTTGGGTGCACTGGTTGTTGACGtcctgggacactgtgtcaagttctcttctgtCAAGATACACTtgcattttcacaggaaaattAAGGTTTACATggagtctctttcaaaataaacacattacgTTAGTACTGCACCGTGAATAGatgtttttcccttcaacaacaaacacatggtttGGTTCAGGCAATAAAAGgaaatggttaggtttagcaaaaaagaacagggcttagctttagaatcttatgggacgcgAGCACCGCTCTCTCGGATGAAGGTTGGTgtctgttggacccattcaccacccctttCCCTGCCTTAACTTTAGTTCAAAACACGTTgaaaacatggaggtggctgagctggtggcgagcagctaacagtgctaaaaatgtgaatggtgataacaacagcagcagtgctgacggagctaacagtgctaatcTGGGGGGATTTGCTAGCCAGTGTGACACCCATATAGGACACATATGCACCAACATGCATGTGCGGCCAGACTTTCCACCACaacaaacagagaagctcagattacaacacacacagaggtagtgtGACTTCTCTCTCTGCTCAGGACTCCATTACTCCACTGTaactttacatagcaaatattagtttgctgctatattaatgctctgaatatcaTATAGAGCTCCATTAAGTCATGTACCCCAGCCCTTACTatataccatttttttttatgtatgctACCACAATaccacaaacattttcttctggtcaTCTACATCAAGTAGTATAGAAATAGCACAATAACATTTCCAGATATCACAGGAAAATAATAACAAGATTTAGTTCAACAGAGACTGTCAACTTAGACTGAATTCTGTCTTAGTATCACCCAGGTCTCCACAGAATACACTGTCCCTTAAGTTAATAATGAAGGAGGCACAAAAGCTCACTGTGATGTTTAAagtttttttggtttggtttttttttttagaggcaAACACTCCTGAGGGGAAGGAAGTGTAACACAGCATGTTGAAGGACAGGATTAACAACAGCCTAATAAGTTCTCTCTTGTCCTTAAAGGAGTGCTTCAATCCATGCTGCAATGCCACCACCTGCACCCTGAAGGAGGGTTCACAGTGTGCCGAGGGCGAGTGCTGTGACAACTGTAAGGTGAGTAAATATGAATTCATAAATCCTGTTGTACCTGCTGCAGGGACTTTCCTACCATGAACTCTTCCTTCACTCTGTATTGTGATCCAAGTGTCTGAACTGCTGCAGCCCTCTTGTGGGGATTTTAGGTATTGCAAATATTTGAACTTGCaccagagcaaaaaaaaaaacctcacaagCTCGCAAGTAAACCACCCtcctgacctttaaccttttggacataaaatatcaccacttcatcattttatcctattagacaatgtgtgaaattttgtcataattagcatacgTATTCttgcatggtggtgcagtggttcgTACTGTTGTCTCAAAGCAAGATGATTATGGGTTTGAACTGCTGCTATCCTGTGAGGAGTgtacatgttctccccatgtcaacATTGGttttctctggcttcctcccacagtccaaagacatgcaggttaggtgaactggtgactctaaaatgCCTGTAGCTGTGAATGTAAgaatgaatggttgtttgtcttaATGTGACAGCACTGTGATAACcgggtgacctgtccagggtgtaccctgcctctcgtccaataacacctgggataggctccaggcccTCCACAACCCTGTActaggataagcggttatgaataatgaataaatgattgaACATGGTAAAGTGAAAACTGTTATTTCCAACATTGTCCCAAGATGTTAGAAGACAAAGGAAACACAAAGAAGTACAAGAcgttcaaaataaaacaacataatgAAGACGTGAAAACATCCTGAACAAACAAAATCCTgagatccaaaaacacatcacctTATTGGCCTCAAGAGCTTGGTTAACTGGATTACATAAAATGATGTCTGAAAGACACAACCACAACCTAGGCAAAGCAAAGCGATGTTATTTATGTGACGTATTCATTCACATATATTCATACACTGAGACAGTTTCACAGTGTTAAATACTTATAAAGCATTACATATTGAATAATCTATGACATGGTATGTAATCTGATCTGACGTACTGTGACTCCCACCTCCACACAGATCTCACCTACTACCACGGAGTGCCGCAGAAAGCAGGATGAATGTGATCTGGCAGAGTACTGCAATGGGAAGAGCGCCACCTGTCCTGAGGATGTCTTTGCGGTGAATGGCCTCCCATGCGATGGAGACCTGGGATACTGCTACAACGGCCAGTGTCCACAGAGGCCGAACCAGTGTTTGAAACTGTATGGACCAAGTGAGTGTCCTGTTCTTTCATGTATTTGTTGTCATGTTTCATCACACTACTTTGTTAAGGAAAGAGACAATATTAGAATAGGTTAACTATCCCATTAAACGCTAAAAGGGCTCCATGAATTTCTCTTCTGTCATCAGGTGCTACAGAGGGCCGTCCTAAATGCTATAACCATAACACCAGAGGAACCTACTACGCCTTCTGCAGACGTATAGAAAACCAGTACATCCCCTGCCAGCAACAGTGAGTCTCAGCAAACATACAGTAGGGTCACTGCTTTGCAATGGACCCTTAAAAGTTAGTGGTGCCTGCAGAAATGATTGAtcggggtggccagatggggccactgactATCTTGGGGTAGCACACCAAAACATGCTGTTccatgtcaatatggagagttaTGGACTTaacatactgatatactttggtttcttattttacagttaatattactaatGACCTGATGTGCATAGACCAATATGGTACAATTAACAATTTGAGTTCCACAAAAATCCTGTTTTAACATGTTCAGCATCCATACATGTCAGGTGATACATTGATCTTTAAATAGACTGCTTGTCCTTGTCCTTAAAAAGACATATTTACAGCTTTTTTTGAAGGAGTATTTTGATTGGAAGGGACAAAACATTTCCATTACACAGGTGGTAAGAGACACCCTGATACGCTGAtcattaacattacattaagGTTTTTTTGCTTGCGGAATTGCAACCCCTATTCAAAATAAGTTGGGACACTGTAAagtccaaagacaagatatttaatgtccAAGCTGATAAACTAAAAATTTGGGACAGGGGCAACAAAAGATCGGAAAATTTAAAATTACTTGAAAAAACACCTTTTTGGaacattcaacaacaaaaaagttgcAAAAGTTGTAACAGGTGTAAGTGTCATTATCATATATGAAAGGGACATCCTTGAAAGGCTCAGATGTTCACAAGCAAGGACGGtcactttgtgaaaaactgtgtgGGCAAAGAGGCCGTGAGTTTAAGAACAACGTATCTCAATGCATTCTTGCAAAGTATTTAAGGATTTCACTGTCAACAATCCATAATATCATGAAAAGATTCAGAGAATGTGGAAAAATCTCTGCATGTAAGGGGCAAAGCTGAACACCAATATTGAATGCCTGTGACCTTCGACCCCTCAGGCTGCAGTGCATTAAAAACTGACTTGATTACATAAAGGATATTATTACATGGGCTTGgaaacactttggaaaaccattgTTAACAGATTTAAttgctgcatctacaaatgcatGTTAAGACTCTACCGTGCAAAGAGAAAGCCAGCAGCATCCAGAAACACCTCCAACGTCTCTGGCCCCAacctcatctgagatggactgagaCAAAGTGGAAAAGAGTGCTGTGGTCTGAAGAGTCCAcaaattaaaattgtttttggaaatcatgaACGTGGTGTCCTCTGCACTAAGTAGGAAAGAGATcatccagattgttaccagATCAAATGGTATGGgggtgtgttagtgcccatggcatcatgggtaacttgtACATCTGTGAAagcaccatgaatgctgaaaggtacatacaggtttgaagtaacatatgctgccatctaGATGATGTCTTTCTCATGGAAGTCCCTGCTTATTTTagcaagacaatgagacacattcaGTGTGGCTTcatagtaaaagagtgcaggtACTAGTCTGGCCTGTCTACAGTCCAGACCTGACTCCCACATGTGTGGCACATTATGAAGTGCAAAACATAACGGAGACCCTGGACTGTTGGGGAACTATTGAGTTgtatatcaagcaagaatgggaaagaatgttgatttcaaaacttcaacaattagtgtcctcagttcccaaacacttactgaatgctgttaaaagaaaaggtgatgtcacacagtgggAATCTTTTTTGAAATGtgctgcaggcatcaaattcagaataagtgtatatttacaaaaaacaataatgtCTATCAGTTTGATTTTTAAAGATCTTGTCTTTTTGACTGTATTCAGTTTAATATAAGTCAAAAAGGGTTTACAGATCAtcacattctgtttttatttacattttacatggCGTTCCATCTGTTTTAGAATTGGGCTTGTAGTTAGAATTGGCTCTGTGTACATATTTAACCCCACTCTTTCCTTTGCAGAGACGTGTTTTGTGGGAagctcttctgccatggcggtAATGCCAACCCAGTCTACGGCCGCATGGTCAGGGTCGGTGACTGCAAGGCAGCTTTCTTTCAGGACCACACCAAAGACTACGGCCAGGTGGACACTGGGACCAAATGTGGGGATGGAAAGGTAATAAGCTCTGTTAGCCTCttgaatgattttttaaaatatgtttttaaacagTTATTCGttcttttaatgtgttttctgttcatGATTGCTACACAGTCAATGGAGAAATTACATTCACCTGTTTGAATGTTGCAGCACTTACTTTGCAGTACATATCAAAGTATGCAATGTctctctcactttttttttcaaggtgTGCAGCCAGAGTCAGTGTGTGGAGCTTGAGACAGCGTACAGAAATGTAAACTGTTCGGCAAAATGCAGAGGCCATGCTGTAAGTACATGTCGACACAGCtcagaatttattttaaatatctattaatctggttgtttttttgtcgttgttatttgggtaacaaAAGTAACACATTAAAGGTTTAGTGTGTATGATATAGTGGCATTTATGGtaagattgcagattgcaaccagctgaaacttttagGAGAACTACAGTTGCTGATACAGcattggtttgtccattctgggctactgtaaaaaaaataaaataaaatacaacggACTCCATGGAAGATGGCCTGCTCCATGTGTAGACATAAACAGCTGATTCTAAAACTACACTTCTTTCAGTAAtgataaactaatgaaaatataataatgataataatgcaacacactggacctttacatGATTAAAAGTTTTGAAAACTCAAATTACAGCAATTAAATTTACAACTGCTAAATAAGATACAAGGACAGAAAACGACACAATATACAACTTTATACTTATCCTGGATTTACAGATTGTGAGACAGGCAGGAGGTTTGTGTTGCAATACAACGATACTTATTCCACAGCTGAGTTTCTCCTGTATGTGACAGAGAACTGGAGGAGTTGTTCTAAATCCTGTAGGAGGATGCAGACAAGTCCAGTGTTGAATATGAGTGGATTACTGAATTTTTCTGAAGATAATCTATTACAGTGGTGTGCAaaggtttgggcacccctggtcaaaatttgtGTAATTGTGAATAGTAAAGTGAGTagaagatgaaacatgcttttcaacattttaagcaagattagagtattatttttgttttgtagaatttaaaaataaaaatgaaaggagCACCAATCAGAAGTTTGGGCAAAACATGTgcaaaatacatgtgtttgggatgtACTCAACAtaggactggataaatgagactttgattataccgcatgagttgtgtgagagtttgtaaacagatgttatgATATAGTTTTGGCCCCCCTTTACTTAAAGTCATCAAgaattgtttctgtttttggattcttcgttcactgtgaaggcatgcattaaaaatgttttttcacaaattcagcgtaacacagagtgagtaactgatatacaaatggtcattttgtgggtgaagtattcccttAATAGTGCCATGTGTTTACAGGGGTCATTAAACACAATGTGATAACATCTGATAATGGCAGgatttatgttgtgtttttcaggtGTGCAACCACAGAAGTGAGTGTCAGTGTGAGCCTGGTTGGATGCCTCCTTACTGCGAGTCCAAGGATACAAGTTCAAATCCCATTTCTACAGGTAAGACCCTCCCATACTTGTTCATTAGTATCAAAATGTGTGCGTTCTGCACAACTAATATTAAATTTAATAAATCACTGATGTTGCACCACTGCATCCAAACAAAATTGATTTCTATTCCATTTCTGCAGGACCAGCTATTGCCATCGCAGTGGTAGTCGTTCTAGTGGTTTTAGGTATCATTGCTGCTGTGTTAGGATTCTGGTGGAAAAAACGCCAAAGTCCCATATTGCCAACGTAAGTAATCATCACCCTATTTCAGGTCTTGGTTTAGCTATGTATGTTGCTGTAAACTCAATTGAGTCCGTCATTTTCTAACAGTGCACAAACGCGGAGGAAGCCAACAGCAGTGAACAGCTCCGCTCACCACCTAAACAGTGCACCAGTTCCTAGTCAACCCATGCCAGTGCAGGTAATTTGAACTAATGTGTACTACAGATGCTGAGTTTGCATATGACATATAACTGTGCATTTATTAATAATACTTGAAATTTTAGGGTGGAAGGCGAAAGCCCAAAGcagctccacctccacctccgccAGCAGGGAACAGACCTAAACCTCCGAGCCAGAACTACACAGCTGCACGCCGGGTAACTGTGATTCCTGCCACATTACACACAGCTCACACTCATTTGACACTGTATTAAACACGTTCGAAGAGATACAATCAAAATCTTTACATACTTCTTCACTAACAGTTTGATCAGGTATGCCATTCAGATTGGCACCATCTGGGGTGCCGTATGTTTCTTTATGTGTTAATAACTTCTATTAAagccacaaaagaaaagaacagacaAAATCAAGTTTTGTATTTCTCCCTTGTATGGGTGCCGTTTATTCCTATGAGTTCTGCTGCCACGGTTTGAAATTACTTGGATCTTGCCCATTACAGGGCCAATAGAACAATCACCCTAGAGACTTATGGTGGCCGAGTGGCTAACTTCCACCGGCCAAATGGCGAACTTCTGATTTAGTTAAAtgtgaatggggataaaataatttaactgtGCCACTCTTtagattttcaaaatgttttttgactgaatAGTTCAAATACCGATAGTGAAATGAGTCGTTCTGCAGGGATTGTAACGCTCAAAAAAAAGTCTATGGGGGAAGAAGCCTTTTTATGTTCCGTGACGGACCCCAATGGTGTAATTCCACTTTTGGCCACTATGGTAAATTAGCTTCATAGCCCGAtactgttcctgggggcttggtgCATGCGTGTATCCCACTGCTAGCTGATCACAACCACTCTACACTGCGCTCACATGACGCTTATCGCTGATATTGGGATGAGGTCATTGTGGTAGCATATCTCCCACCTTCCAGTTCCCCAccctggttaacactgttagctgtCAGCACCGTTACTGTTTTTAACGCTGTTTTtggagttagcaccattagctgctagtcCCTAGCTCagccatgttgagaaccatatGCAGACAACCCACACGCTCTGAATATtgtatagagctcctttaatcTGCCACTGACACCTGCCAAGAAGTAGTCCAGCACATAATGGGCTGTAAAATACAACCACCCAGATCTTTAGAGCTGTTGGTAGATGTTAGACAGAGCAGGGCTCACTTTTTTCCCCTGCTTCTAGCTTTTATGtttagctaagctaactagctactGCCTGCAACTACATATTTAACACACGAGTGGTAtccatcttctcatctaactctctgcaagaaagcaagAAGGTGAATTTCACAAAATGTCtcactattcctttaaagtttGGTCAATTAAAACATCTATTTTTGGTTTGTCCTCTAGGCTCTGAGGCCAGTACCTCCACCAAAGGTCTGATGTCTGACACTGTGCCACCCCTTTGTAAATCTGGTCCA includes these proteins:
- the adam28 gene encoding disintegrin and metalloproteinase domain-containing protein 28, which produces MTPTLLLWVLILNASLKPSESHGRDFEEVKDYEVVRPVRLHTVRKRDTEHLRPETMKYAMTVGGRDIEMHLEKNNELLTKDYTETYYQEDGTRVTKTPNDIDHCYYHGKILNDNESSVSISTCDGLRGYFRTSAQRYLIEPLSDGDEGDHAVMTFDNKTYTPAVCGVTNTSWSSDFEPPTSRSRSRSAGISIVQQQKYIELYLVADDRAYTKMKRDEAKLRKRIFEIVNFVNMAYKPLRTFIALVGLEVWTNGDLISVTPPAGANLNAFMTWRNSDLIKRKKHDNAHLISGIDFEGATVGLAFIGTLCSGHSVGVVQDHNDRAIAVGATLAHEMGHNLGMDHDDSSACACVGDSCIMAAALSWNVPRTFSSCSSNNYEKYLTERSPSCMLDKPDYRAVVAPSVCGNGFVERGEQCDCGSVEECFNPCCNATTCTLKEGSQCAEGECCDNCKISPTTTECRRKQDECDLAEYCNGKSATCPEDVFAVNGLPCDGDLGYCYNGQCPQRPNQCLKLYGPSATEGRPKCYNHNTRGTYYAFCRRIENQYIPCQQQDVFCGKLFCHGGNANPVYGRMVRVGDCKAAFFQDHTKDYGQVDTGTKCGDGKVCSQSQCVELETAYRNVNCSAKCRGHAVCNHRSECQCEPGWMPPYCESKDTSSNPISTGPAIAIAVVVVLVVLGIIAAVLGFWWKKRQSPILPTAQTRRKPTAVNSSAHHLNSAPVPSQPMPVQGGRRKPKAAPPPPPPAGNRPKPPSQNYTAARRALRPVPPPKV